TCAAATCAAAGCGGATCCGAAACTCACTGCTACTTCTACTGAAATCAAATCCAATCTCAAGAATCGGAATTATATTTTTTTAGATACAAGAGAAGAAAGGGAATTCCTTGGTGAAACTCCTTACGGAGAATCCAGAGGAGGACATATTCCCGGTGCGAAACACCTCTATTATAAAAATCTGTTACACGAAGACGGTTCTCTTTTATCTTCGGAGGAAATTTCGGCCAAAATCAAGGAGCTCGGAATCGGAAGAGAAACCACGATTGTTACGTATTGCACTGGAGGGATCCGTTCGGCATGGATGACCGCGGTTCTTCGAAACGAAGGTTATAACGCGAAAAATTACGCCGGATCCATGTGGGAATGGTCGGCGGGAAACGAAAAGGATTTTCCTCTCACCGTAAAATGATTTTTCAGAGAAAATACAGATTCTTGAATATTCAAGATTCATGGAGATATATTTGGATCGTCATCGGAATCTCTGTCACACTCTGTTCCTTTTTTGTCTGCAAAAACGATTCCGATCTCGTCTCGGTAAAGGTTCGTTTCCAGAACCGCGCATGGGCGGAGCCAGCGAAAGTGGAACAACCACTTCCCGGCATCGCCGGACTCACAGCAAAAGATTGCGGAAGCTGTCACGAAGACCATTATCAAGAATGGAAAACTTCCACGCACGCGAACGCGTTCACCGATCTTCAATTTCAAGCGGAACTTTCCAAACCGAATTCTCCGCAGTGGCTTTGTTTGAATTGCCATATTCCACTTTCCGGTCAGAGAAAGGAAATCGCAACCCACCTTAAAGATGGGGACGTATTCCAACCGGTTCTCGTTCCCAATAAGAAGTTCAACGCTCAATGGGAGAAAGAAGGAATCAGTTGTGGGACCTGTCATCTCAAATCCGATTCCCAAGGAAATACGATCCTCATCGGACCGACCGGAGCGAACGCTCCTCATCCCGTGGAAAAAAACAGGGAGGCATTACACGCGCGTTGCAACGATTGTCACAACCAAGATTATAAACTCAATATGTCCCTCGTATGCTATTTCAAGACGGGTGACGAATATAAGGAAAGTATTCACTTTCCGAAAGAAGATTGCGTTAGTTGTCACATGCCTTCGATCAATCGAAGCGTCGTCCTTCCCTCTTTTAACAAAGAAAAACGAAATTCTCACCGACATACGTTTATCGGTAGCGGGGTTCCGAAAACCTTCGAACTATTTGACGCGCAATGGAAAGGATATCAGAGCGGACTCAAGGTAGAAGAGCCACGATGGTCGTTTATCAAAAACGAAAACGCCCGATTGAATCTAACGATAGAGAACTCGTTCGCAGGTCATAGCGTTCCTACGGGAGATCCGGAAAGACATCTTTTAATCGAAGCCGTTCTTCAAAACTCGAATGGGAAAGAAATTGCTAGAGAAGTCCAAAAAATCGGACAGAGTTGGGAATGGTATCCGGAGGCAAAACTCGTGAACGACAATCGAATTCTTTCCGGTGAAAAAAGAAAACTGGTCTTAGATCTGAAAATCGACCGTGACTCCCTTCCTGCTTTTGGAATTTTAAGAATTCTGCATGTCCGTTTAACAAAAGATAACGCAGAACACATGAGGATAAACGCAAAAAACGCGCCCTCGGAAATCGGAGAAAAACTGAAACAGATCGAAAAACACTATCCGTATTCGAACGTTTTTTACGAGTCCAAAACGGATCTGAAAACGGGCAAGATCCGGCTTACTTCCAAGACGGATTTACTTTCCGCATCCAAACGGGGAAATCTGTGATCCACAATACGGTTACCGTCGTCATACCGGCGTTAAACGAAGAAAAATCGATCGCCTTAGTTCTAAACGATCTGCAAAAGACGGAGAAGGCGAATATTTTAGAAATCATAGTGGTGGACAACGGTTCTAAGGACGATACTTCACGGATCGCCTCAGAAAACGGCGCGGTCGTTCTACAAGAGTCGGAAAAAGGATATGGTGCGGCCTGCCTCAAAGGGCTGGACAGAATTTTCGGATCATCCAATCCTCCGGATCTTGTGGCGTTCGTGGACGCGGATTATTCGGATTCTCCAATCGAACTCACCGATTTGTTAAACGAATTCCAGAATCCGAATAGAGAACTCGTGATTGGTTCCAGAGCCTTGGGCAAAGCGGAAAAGGGTTCCCTTTTGCCGGTTCAGAAGTTCGGAAATTGGTTGTCTACGTTTTTGATCGGCGTCTTATACGGGGTGAAGTTTACCGATCTCGGACCGTTTCGTGTGATCCGTTTCGATTCCCTCAAAAAATTGAATATGCAAGATCGGAATTTCGGATGGACTGTGGAAATGCAGATCAAGGCCGCGAAACTCGGAATGAATTGTGTCGAGGTTCCGGTCAGTTATAAAAGAAGAATCGGCGTTTCTAAAGTAAGCGGAACGATCTCCGGATCGATCAAAGCCGGTTGGAAAATTCTTTATACGATCGCAAAACTTCAATTTACGAAATGATTTCAAACCTCGTTCTCTTTTTATTCTTTCTTCCGAGTCTCGCTTTTCAATTCTTAGGAGAAAGAAAAGATTTTTATCTTTTGCTCCTGGCAAATCTTCCGGCTTTTGTCGCCTATGTTTGGATCGTATTTTCTCAGGAAATCGAAGAATTTTTCTCCAAGTCTTTTAAATCGGTTTCTAAAATTCGAATGTTCTTTTCCGAACTTTCGAATTTCCGATTTTCGCTTCGAACCTGGATCGTTTTCGGATTCGTTTTGCGGTTTGTGATGTTTTTTTCGGATCCGATTCTTTCCGAAGACGTTCTTCGGTTTTTGTGGGACGGTCTTCTGATCCAGGAAGGAATCTCTCCGTTTTCCGTTCTTCCCAAAGATTTGGATCTTTACGTTTTCGACGGTTCGAAGAGAATCATTGCGACACAATTGTTAAGCGACATGAACTCAGCGAAATTCTATTCGGTTTATCCTCCCCTCCTTCAATTTTTTTATTTTATCAGCGCCAAAGGAATGTTATGGTTTCAGAACATTTCGGCAGGAATTCTGATCTGGAAATCCGTCTTGATTGTTTCGGAATGCGGGGTCCTTTCATTTCTTTGTCTGATCCTAAAAAGAAACGGACTTCCGCTTCGAAGAAGTTTGATTTATTGGATGAACCCTCTCCCGATCTTAGAAATTGCGGGGAATGCACACCCGGAACCGGTTCTTCTTTTCTTTTTGATCGGTGCGGTCTATTTTTTTTGGAAATGGAATGAGGAACAAAAAATAAAAGATTTTCTTCTACACATTTTTTTTCTGGGTTTTGGAATCCTAAGTAAAATCACACCTTTGATTCTTTTGCCTTGGGTCGGCTTTATCATTTGGGAAAGAAAAAAATTCTTACTCCTTTTTCGGACTTCTTTTTCGACGATCGTTGTCACGTTAGCCGCTCTTTTCTTTTTCTGGGAGGATCTTTTTGAAAAACAGAGTGAATCCGGAATCGGCGTTTTCTTTCAACTTTTC
This window of the Leptospira stimsonii genome carries:
- a CDS encoding glycosyltransferase family 39 protein; translation: MISNLVLFLFFLPSLAFQFLGERKDFYLLLLANLPAFVAYVWIVFSQEIEEFFSKSFKSVSKIRMFFSELSNFRFSLRTWIVFGFVLRFVMFFSDPILSEDVLRFLWDGLLIQEGISPFSVLPKDLDLYVFDGSKRIIATQLLSDMNSAKFYSVYPPLLQFFYFISAKGMLWFQNISAGILIWKSVLIVSECGVLSFLCLILKRNGLPLRRSLIYWMNPLPILEIAGNAHPEPVLLFFLIGAVYFFWKWNEEQKIKDFLLHIFFLGFGILSKITPLILLPWVGFIIWERKKFLLLFRTSFSTIVVTLAALFFFWEDLFEKQSESGIGVFFQLFEFNGGVYYLLREFLRATGGNFYLAGKICGLATLVILLAYSYQRRKDKSLRDFFFTAESIYWIFLFLSTTVHPWYILPLIVFSVFSKNVSPVVWSALVLVSYSTYSVVPYRDSFLWIFLEYGILFFFLHIDYKVISSLNPSTRSSTVT
- a CDS encoding multiheme c-type cytochrome, translated to MNIQDSWRYIWIVIGISVTLCSFFVCKNDSDLVSVKVRFQNRAWAEPAKVEQPLPGIAGLTAKDCGSCHEDHYQEWKTSTHANAFTDLQFQAELSKPNSPQWLCLNCHIPLSGQRKEIATHLKDGDVFQPVLVPNKKFNAQWEKEGISCGTCHLKSDSQGNTILIGPTGANAPHPVEKNREALHARCNDCHNQDYKLNMSLVCYFKTGDEYKESIHFPKEDCVSCHMPSINRSVVLPSFNKEKRNSHRHTFIGSGVPKTFELFDAQWKGYQSGLKVEEPRWSFIKNENARLNLTIENSFAGHSVPTGDPERHLLIEAVLQNSNGKEIAREVQKIGQSWEWYPEAKLVNDNRILSGEKRKLVLDLKIDRDSLPAFGILRILHVRLTKDNAEHMRINAKNAPSEIGEKLKQIEKHYPYSNVFYESKTDLKTGKIRLTSKTDLLSASKRGNL
- a CDS encoding glycosyltransferase family 2 protein; this translates as MIHNTVTVVIPALNEEKSIALVLNDLQKTEKANILEIIVVDNGSKDDTSRIASENGAVVLQESEKGYGAACLKGLDRIFGSSNPPDLVAFVDADYSDSPIELTDLLNEFQNPNRELVIGSRALGKAEKGSLLPVQKFGNWLSTFLIGVLYGVKFTDLGPFRVIRFDSLKKLNMQDRNFGWTVEMQIKAAKLGMNCVEVPVSYKRRIGVSKVSGTISGSIKAGWKILYTIAKLQFTK